One window of the Acaryochloris sp. CCMEE 5410 genome contains the following:
- a CDS encoding phosphotransferase enzyme family protein encodes MIDPLPPGSSPWLVAEQFKSAGTIVDVQEFGQGNINSTFLVTLDTATDQRFILQRINTQVFQQPQLVMRNIRTYSEHVCQRLQADGCQRRWEVPQVLLTSDRQDHWVSPNGDFWRAMSFVETAQALQEITTPDQAEEVGYALGMFHHLISDLPAEHLADTLEGFHITPQYLQQFEQVQDTRVELTPEVEYCLQFVCDRKQDTNILEAAKAEGKLRLRLMHGDPKINNILMDTDTQQAVSVIDLDTVKPGLIHYDIGDCLRSGCNPLGEETEQWEMVHFDLKMCQRILQGYLAVAQSFLTADDYDYLYDAIRLIAFELGLRFFTDYLAGNVYFKVDHPDHNLNRALVQFKLTESIEAQSDAIQALIQSLR; translated from the coding sequence ATGATTGATCCTCTCCCCCCTGGTTCGTCCCCTTGGCTAGTCGCCGAACAATTCAAATCTGCCGGGACCATTGTTGATGTCCAAGAATTTGGTCAAGGCAATATTAACAGTACGTTTCTGGTCACCTTAGATACAGCAACGGACCAACGGTTTATTCTGCAGCGCATTAATACCCAGGTATTTCAGCAGCCTCAATTGGTGATGCGGAATATTCGCACCTATTCAGAGCATGTCTGTCAGCGACTGCAAGCGGATGGATGCCAACGTCGTTGGGAAGTGCCCCAAGTCCTGCTAACCTCCGACCGTCAAGATCATTGGGTCAGTCCCAATGGGGACTTTTGGCGGGCCATGAGCTTTGTGGAAACGGCCCAAGCCCTTCAGGAAATCACGACTCCCGATCAGGCGGAAGAGGTGGGCTATGCCTTAGGGATGTTTCACCATCTAATTAGCGATCTACCAGCGGAGCATCTGGCGGATACCCTAGAGGGATTTCATATTACCCCTCAATATTTACAGCAGTTTGAGCAGGTGCAGGATACCCGGGTTGAGTTGACGCCTGAAGTGGAGTATTGCCTGCAATTTGTGTGCGATCGCAAACAAGATACCAATATTCTCGAAGCGGCAAAAGCAGAGGGCAAACTCCGTCTTCGCCTGATGCATGGCGATCCTAAGATCAACAACATCTTGATGGATACAGATACTCAGCAGGCGGTGAGTGTCATCGATCTTGATACGGTCAAACCAGGACTCATTCACTACGATATTGGCGATTGTCTGCGGTCGGGCTGTAACCCCTTGGGGGAAGAAACGGAACAGTGGGAAATGGTCCACTTTGACCTCAAGATGTGCCAGCGAATCTTACAAGGCTATTTGGCGGTAGCCCAGTCCTTTCTCACAGCAGATGATTATGACTACCTCTATGATGCGATTCGTCTGATTGCCTTTGAACTGGGGCTACGCTTTTTTACGGATTACCTGGCGGGCAATGTCTATTTCAAAGTCGACCATCCAGACCATAATCTCAACCGTGCCTTAGTCCAGTTCAAGTTAACTGAGAGTATCGAAGCCCAATCCGACGCGATTCAAGCCCTGATCCAATCTTTGCGATGA
- a CDS encoding heme-copper oxidase subunit III, protein MQGSTADQNQADIAYAATVETAEHHSEHPDLRLFGFIVFLVSESMLFLGLFVAYFAFRVVTPEWPPEGTEELELMLPGINTIILISSSFVIHKADTAIKQSGDVKAARLWFAITIAMGATFLAGQVYEYNHLGFGLTTNLFASTFYLLTGFHGLHVFVGLLLMSTVLWRSRVPGHYSETSHFGIEATEVYWHFVDVIWIVLFLILYLL, encoded by the coding sequence ATGCAAGGTTCAACAGCCGATCAAAATCAAGCCGACATCGCCTATGCCGCCACAGTGGAAACCGCTGAGCACCATAGTGAGCATCCCGATTTACGACTGTTCGGTTTTATTGTGTTCCTCGTCTCAGAAAGCATGTTATTCCTGGGACTTTTTGTGGCCTATTTTGCCTTTCGGGTGGTGACCCCTGAGTGGCCACCAGAGGGCACTGAAGAGCTAGAATTGATGCTCCCTGGCATCAACACCATTATTTTGATTTCCAGTAGTTTTGTGATTCACAAGGCTGACACTGCCATTAAGCAGAGTGGTGATGTTAAAGCCGCCCGATTGTGGTTTGCGATTACCATTGCCATGGGCGCGACCTTCTTAGCAGGGCAGGTCTATGAGTACAACCATCTGGGATTTGGTTTAACCACCAATCTCTTTGCCAGCACCTTCTATCTGTTAACTGGTTTTCACGGCTTGCATGTGTTTGTTGGCTTGCTGTTAATGTCAACTGTGCTGTGGCGCTCACGAGTTCCCGGTCACTATTCTGAAACCAGCCACTTTGGCATTGAAGCTACCGAAGTCTACTGGCACTTTGTGGATGTTATTTGGATTGTTCTATTCCTGATTTTGTATCTTCTCTAG
- a CDS encoding cytochrome c oxidase subunit II yields MKVPTAILTLIIGILITLASLWVSQNNDLLLPIAAASEAAEIDRLFASMMAIATGLFLIVQGALLYSLFAFRRKSDDQTDAEPVHGNVPLEIVWTAIPAMLVLWLGIYSFDVYQSIDSVGTMGSHNMAHQHGDMERVADADAATMVTDQGQMYSDALSQAVATETVEPLQVNVDGLQYAWLFTYPDTGIISGELHLPVNRPVTLNITARDVIHAFWVPEFRLKQDAVPGQVTHLNFQPTEEGVYPVICAELCGAYHGAMKTRSIVHSGPEYQAWVDSQLVANTSKETVAQSITVSPLEHHAAAMGLPHHLHKPHQSDLAQVDHAPSAS; encoded by the coding sequence GTGAAAGTTCCAACGGCGATTCTCACCTTAATTATTGGGATTTTAATTACCCTTGCGAGTCTTTGGGTCAGTCAAAACAATGATTTATTACTGCCCATCGCTGCAGCATCTGAAGCAGCAGAAATCGATCGATTATTCGCATCGATGATGGCCATTGCTACCGGCCTATTTCTGATTGTTCAAGGGGCGTTGCTATATTCCTTATTTGCGTTTCGCCGTAAGTCAGATGATCAGACGGATGCTGAACCCGTGCATGGCAATGTGCCTTTAGAAATTGTCTGGACTGCCATTCCTGCAATGCTAGTGCTGTGGTTGGGAATCTACAGTTTCGATGTCTATCAGAGCATTGATAGTGTCGGTACGATGGGATCTCATAATATGGCCCATCAACATGGCGATATGGAACGGGTGGCTGATGCAGATGCCGCAACTATGGTCACCGATCAAGGTCAGATGTATTCGGATGCGCTTAGCCAAGCAGTGGCGACTGAAACCGTTGAGCCTTTGCAAGTTAATGTAGATGGCTTGCAATATGCTTGGCTATTTACCTATCCCGATACGGGCATCATCTCCGGCGAACTCCATCTCCCCGTCAATCGACCGGTAACCCTCAACATCACGGCGAGGGATGTGATTCATGCGTTTTGGGTGCCTGAGTTTCGCCTGAAGCAAGATGCGGTCCCTGGGCAGGTCACTCATTTGAATTTTCAGCCTACGGAAGAAGGGGTTTATCCCGTGATTTGTGCAGAGCTATGTGGGGCATATCATGGCGCGATGAAAACCCGCTCCATTGTTCATTCAGGCCCTGAGTACCAAGCTTGGGTAGATAGTCAGCTCGTGGCGAATACGTCGAAGGAGACGGTAGCTCAATCTATAACTGTGTCTCCCTTAGAACACCATGCTGCGGCGATGGGTCTGCCTCATCACCTGCATAAACCCCATCAGTCGGATTTAGCTCAGGTTGACCACGCCCCTTCAGCCTCCTGA
- the ctaD gene encoding cytochrome c oxidase subunit I, with amino-acid sequence MTEAQAPHLEEVEVTPWREYFSFSTDHKVIGIQYLVTSFVFYLIGGLLAELVRTELATPASDFVQRETYNELFTMHATIMIFLWIIPTLTGGFGNFLVPLMIGARDMAFPKLNAIAFWIIPPTSILLLCSFFVGPAAAGWTSYPPLSLMTNKAGEAIWILGVILLGTSSIMAGLNFLVTILKMRIPSMTLNDMPLFCWAMLATSALQLVATPVLSGAMVLLGFDLLVGTNFFNPAGGGDPIVYQHMFWFYSHPAVYIMILPAFGLISEILPVHARKPIFGYQAIAYSSIAISFLGLIVWAHHMFTSGTPDWLRMFFMIATMVIAVPTGIKVFSWVATVWGGKLNLCSAMLFGMAFVSMFVVGGLSGVMVASVPFDIHVHDTYFVVAHLHYVLFGGSVFGIYAGLYHWFPKMTGRMLNEFWGKVHFAMTFVGFNICFLPMHVLGLQGMNRRIAEYDPKFAALNVVCTIGSYILATSTIPFVVNAVWSWLAGPRANSNPWKGLTLEWTVPSPPPVENFEEDPVLAIGPYDYGTPKALDFVAATLAPAPALAADSLE; translated from the coding sequence ATGACGGAAGCGCAAGCACCCCATCTAGAAGAAGTAGAGGTGACGCCTTGGCGCGAATACTTCAGCTTCAGTACTGACCACAAGGTGATTGGCATTCAATATCTGGTCACGAGCTTTGTGTTCTATCTGATTGGTGGACTTCTGGCGGAATTGGTACGGACCGAGTTGGCAACGCCGGCTTCAGATTTTGTGCAGCGGGAAACCTACAACGAACTGTTCACGATGCACGCCACAATCATGATCTTTTTGTGGATCATCCCCACCCTGACGGGCGGCTTTGGCAATTTTTTGGTGCCGCTGATGATTGGGGCTAGGGATATGGCCTTCCCGAAACTGAATGCGATCGCATTTTGGATCATCCCACCCACTAGCATTCTCTTGTTGTGCAGCTTCTTTGTTGGGCCCGCTGCTGCAGGCTGGACCTCCTATCCGCCTTTGAGCTTAATGACCAACAAAGCGGGAGAAGCTATCTGGATTCTGGGCGTTATTCTTCTGGGAACGTCATCGATTATGGCGGGGCTGAACTTTCTGGTCACCATCCTTAAAATGCGCATTCCCAGCATGACCTTGAATGATATGCCTCTGTTTTGCTGGGCTATGTTAGCGACCTCGGCCCTCCAGCTGGTGGCAACCCCTGTTTTGAGTGGCGCCATGGTGTTGTTAGGCTTTGACTTATTGGTTGGCACCAACTTCTTTAACCCAGCAGGGGGTGGCGACCCAATTGTCTACCAGCATATGTTCTGGTTCTATTCCCACCCGGCGGTTTACATTATGATTTTGCCAGCCTTTGGCTTAATCTCGGAAATTCTGCCGGTCCATGCCCGCAAACCGATTTTTGGCTATCAAGCGATTGCCTATTCCAGTATTGCCATTAGCTTTTTGGGGTTGATTGTCTGGGCTCACCATATGTTTACCAGTGGCACCCCCGACTGGCTACGGATGTTCTTTATGATTGCCACGATGGTGATCGCCGTGCCCACGGGCATTAAGGTGTTTAGCTGGGTAGCAACGGTGTGGGGCGGCAAGCTGAACTTATGCAGCGCCATGCTGTTTGGGATGGCCTTTGTCTCCATGTTTGTGGTCGGTGGCCTCAGCGGGGTGATGGTGGCCTCGGTACCCTTTGATATCCATGTGCACGATACCTATTTTGTTGTTGCTCACCTGCATTACGTCTTATTTGGCGGCAGCGTATTTGGCATCTATGCCGGACTCTATCACTGGTTTCCCAAAATGACCGGGCGGATGCTGAATGAATTCTGGGGCAAGGTGCATTTTGCCATGACCTTTGTCGGCTTCAATATTTGCTTTTTGCCCATGCATGTCTTGGGACTACAAGGGATGAATCGTCGAATTGCCGAATATGATCCAAAGTTTGCAGCTTTGAATGTCGTGTGTACGATTGGGTCCTATATTTTGGCGACCTCGACAATTCCTTTTGTAGTTAATGCGGTGTGGAGTTGGTTGGCAGGCCCCAGAGCCAACAGTAATCCTTGGAAAGGACTGACTTTAGAGTGGACAGTTCCTTCCCCTCCACCCGTAGAAAACTTTGAGGAAGATCCCGTCCTAGCGATTGGTCCCTATGATTATGGGACGCCCAAGGCCCTCGATTTTGTGGCGGCCACCCTAGCACCTGCCCCAGCCCTAGCAGCTGACAGCTTAGAGTAA
- the nadC gene encoding carboxylating nicotinate-nucleotide diphosphorylase codes for MANLPPWLILDPLLQTWLAEDIGRGDRTTQALWPDGSEADWGQAELRLKQPGVVAGLPLFQRVFHLLSPQVEIKPGVKEGEANPSGTVIAQLQGPMAALLMGERVALNLIMPLSGIASLTRTYAEKIADLPTQLVDTRKTTPGLRILEKYATQVGGAVNHRMGLDDAVMIKDNHIVAAGGIGEAIRRVRQHIPFPLAIEVETESLEQVQEAVDHQADIIMLDNMAVEQMQSAVKLIRVQGAPTVKIEASGNINLQTIRAVAETGVDYISTSATITQASWLDLSLNFRD; via the coding sequence GTGGCAAATTTACCTCCTTGGCTGATTCTGGACCCCCTTTTGCAGACCTGGTTAGCTGAAGATATTGGCCGAGGCGATCGCACCACCCAAGCCCTTTGGCCTGACGGTTCAGAAGCCGATTGGGGACAAGCAGAACTCCGATTGAAGCAGCCGGGGGTTGTTGCTGGTTTACCTCTATTTCAGCGCGTATTTCATCTCCTGAGTCCCCAGGTGGAGATCAAGCCTGGCGTTAAGGAAGGGGAGGCCAACCCCTCTGGAACTGTCATTGCTCAGCTCCAAGGGCCTATGGCTGCCTTACTCATGGGAGAGCGTGTCGCCCTTAACCTGATCATGCCGTTAAGTGGCATCGCCTCCCTCACGCGTACCTATGCCGAGAAAATTGCGGATCTGCCCACCCAGCTTGTTGATACCCGCAAGACGACCCCAGGTCTACGCATCTTAGAAAAATATGCCACCCAGGTCGGAGGGGCCGTCAATCATCGTATGGGCCTGGATGATGCGGTGATGATAAAGGACAACCATATTGTTGCTGCTGGGGGCATCGGTGAGGCGATTCGTCGCGTGCGTCAGCACATTCCGTTTCCCCTGGCTATTGAAGTGGAAACAGAGAGTCTGGAGCAGGTTCAGGAGGCCGTGGACCATCAGGCCGATATCATTATGCTCGACAATATGGCGGTGGAGCAGATGCAATCTGCCGTCAAACTCATTCGAGTCCAGGGGGCTCCCACAGTCAAAATTGAAGCGTCGGGAAATATCAATTTGCAAACCATTAGGGCTGTTGCTGAAACAGGCGTGGACTATATCTCTACGAGCGCCACGATTACCCAAGCGAGTTGGTTGGATCTAAGCCTTAATTTTAGGGACTAA
- a CDS encoding heme A synthase, protein MALLTLFLMALGSATRVMNAGLSCPDWPLCYGELIPKEQMNLQVFLEWFHRLIASSLGLLMMVLVGATWRWKSQLPKWVPIVTTLCLGLIIFQGVLGGLTVTQLLRFDIVTAHLATGLLFFSSMLVLGSSLMPYQGTGVVARLPWLSTLAGVLIYFQSILGGLVASRWAAHQCLAGAQLCRIMYNHFVGVVPPTLAVLALVFLAWRTPALHPRLRGLGKLALGLLSLQILVGISTLRLHLQVVGLTVAHQAIGASLLGTLVIFSVIAIRDRHQAEYVQPLQTVPITMAGSLEPS, encoded by the coding sequence ATGGCCCTATTGACACTCTTTTTAATGGCCTTAGGCAGTGCAACACGGGTAATGAATGCAGGATTATCCTGCCCAGATTGGCCCCTATGCTACGGGGAGCTGATTCCTAAGGAACAGATGAATCTCCAGGTTTTCCTAGAGTGGTTTCATCGTCTCATTGCCTCTTCCCTCGGTCTCTTGATGATGGTGTTAGTGGGGGCGACCTGGCGGTGGAAATCGCAATTACCCAAATGGGTACCCATCGTTACGACCCTGTGTCTTGGCTTAATTATCTTCCAAGGCGTCTTAGGCGGATTAACGGTCACCCAACTTTTGCGATTTGATATTGTGACCGCTCATCTAGCGACCGGATTGCTCTTTTTTAGCAGCATGTTAGTGCTAGGCAGTAGCTTAATGCCCTATCAGGGAACGGGGGTTGTGGCTCGACTTCCTTGGCTCAGCACCCTCGCTGGAGTGCTCATCTATTTCCAAAGTATCCTCGGCGGCTTAGTGGCTTCTCGTTGGGCTGCTCACCAATGTCTGGCAGGGGCACAGCTTTGTCGGATTATGTATAACCACTTTGTTGGGGTTGTTCCTCCCACCCTTGCAGTTCTCGCCTTGGTGTTTTTAGCTTGGCGAACTCCAGCCCTGCACCCGCGTTTAAGGGGATTGGGAAAACTGGCTTTAGGCTTGTTAAGCCTACAAATTCTAGTAGGCATATCAACCTTACGGTTGCACCTGCAAGTTGTCGGCTTAACCGTTGCCCATCAAGCCATTGGGGCCAGTTTATTAGGCACCCTAGTGATCTTCAGCGTGATCGCGATTCGAGATCGCCATCAGGCGGAATATGTGCAACCCTTACAAACCGTCCCAATCACAATGGCAGGCTCTTTAGAACCGTCTTAA
- a CDS encoding LysR family transcriptional regulator: MSDLPFTLDQLRILKAIAAEGSFKRAADSLYVSQPAVSLQVQNLERQLAVPLFDRGGRRAQLTEAGHLLLDYGDKILALCQETCRAIEDLQNLQGGTLVIGASQTTGTYLMPRLIGLFRQAYPDVAVQLHVHSTRRTCWSIVNGQVDLAIIGGEVPLELQESLERTAYAEDELALILPESHPLAESSVIQREDLYKLSFITLDAQSTIRKVIDQILTRGNIDPRLLKIEMELNSIEAIKNAVQSGLGAAFVSTSAIEKELELGSLKRVKIENVAIKRILSLIINPNRYRSKAAEIFISEILPKFSTLSSDLKRIANSSDDAELVTSATN; encoded by the coding sequence ATGTCTGACCTTCCGTTTACGCTGGATCAACTCCGCATTCTCAAAGCGATTGCTGCGGAGGGGAGTTTTAAGCGTGCCGCTGATAGCCTATATGTTTCTCAACCTGCCGTTAGCCTTCAAGTCCAAAACTTAGAGCGCCAGCTAGCCGTCCCCTTGTTTGACCGCGGCGGTCGCCGAGCCCAGTTGACCGAAGCAGGCCATCTTCTCCTGGACTACGGGGATAAAATTTTGGCCCTCTGTCAGGAAACCTGCCGTGCCATCGAAGATTTGCAAAACTTGCAGGGTGGAACCTTGGTCATTGGAGCGAGTCAAACCACGGGCACCTATCTTATGCCTCGGTTGATCGGCTTGTTCCGTCAGGCATACCCTGACGTGGCAGTCCAGCTACATGTCCATTCCACCCGTCGCACCTGCTGGAGTATTGTCAATGGCCAAGTTGATTTAGCGATTATCGGTGGGGAAGTCCCCCTAGAATTGCAAGAATCCTTAGAAAGGACAGCCTATGCCGAAGACGAGCTTGCGCTAATTTTGCCAGAGTCTCACCCCCTCGCAGAGTCATCAGTTATTCAACGAGAAGATCTTTACAAGCTGAGCTTTATCACGTTGGATGCTCAATCCACCATTCGCAAAGTGATCGATCAAATCTTGACGCGGGGTAACATTGATCCGCGTTTGTTAAAAATTGAAATGGAGCTTAATTCCATCGAGGCAATCAAAAATGCCGTCCAATCAGGCTTAGGAGCCGCCTTTGTTTCTACATCCGCGATTGAGAAAGAACTGGAGCTGGGGAGTCTAAAGCGGGTAAAAATTGAGAACGTTGCTATAAAGAGGATATTATCTCTGATTATCAATCCCAATCGATATCGCTCCAAAGCGGCAGAAATTTTTATCTCAGAGATTTTGCCTAAGTTTAGTACCCTATCCTCAGACCTAAAAAGGATTGCCAACTCATCTGACGATGCTGAACTCGTTACCTCTGCCACTAACTAG
- a CDS encoding heme o synthase has product MQKTIWAEVPWLHPGFAQTCIDFYQLTKPRLILLFLITTASAMWVASSGQVGPRLFLTTLLAGACAAGSANTINCIYDRDIDYIMERTRHRPLPSGRIQVWQASVFAVALALTAFFLLTFGANLLSACLAMAGIAVYIGVYTYWLKRSSTQNIVIGGAAGAIPPLVGWAAVTGELSWAAWVLFAIIFIWTPPHFWPLAMMIEEDYSKVGVPMMPVVNGMATTANQTFVYTLLLLPVTLLLVYPLKVSGALYASIAVVLWGKFIHKAWQLTQTPDDKQIARSVFKFSILYMMLLCAGMGVDSLPWTQQMWHHSTHILQAWIPSIG; this is encoded by the coding sequence ATGCAAAAAACCATATGGGCTGAGGTTCCTTGGCTTCATCCTGGTTTTGCTCAGACCTGCATCGATTTCTATCAACTGACTAAACCCCGGCTGATTTTGTTGTTTTTGATTACAACGGCATCTGCAATGTGGGTTGCTTCCTCTGGACAAGTCGGCCCGCGATTATTTCTCACGACGTTACTAGCAGGTGCTTGTGCTGCAGGGTCGGCCAATACCATCAACTGTATTTACGATCGCGACATCGATTACATCATGGAGCGAACTCGGCATCGTCCTCTTCCCTCTGGGCGAATTCAAGTTTGGCAAGCCAGTGTGTTTGCAGTAGCTTTAGCCCTCACCGCCTTTTTCCTGTTGACCTTTGGTGCCAATCTCCTGAGTGCCTGTCTCGCGATGGCGGGTATTGCCGTTTATATCGGGGTCTATACTTACTGGCTGAAGCGCTCATCCACCCAGAATATTGTGATTGGGGGTGCTGCAGGTGCGATTCCCCCCCTAGTGGGCTGGGCTGCGGTCACTGGAGAATTGAGTTGGGCCGCTTGGGTCCTGTTTGCCATCATCTTCATCTGGACTCCACCCCATTTTTGGCCCCTCGCCATGATGATTGAAGAAGATTACTCCAAAGTGGGCGTTCCCATGATGCCTGTGGTGAATGGTATGGCTACTACTGCCAATCAAACCTTTGTCTACACGCTTTTGTTGTTACCCGTCACCCTGTTATTGGTATATCCCTTAAAAGTGTCTGGTGCGCTATATGCGTCGATAGCCGTTGTGCTCTGGGGGAAATTTATCCACAAAGCGTGGCAACTGACTCAAACTCCAGACGATAAGCAGATTGCCCGGTCCGTCTTCAAGTTCTCAATTCTGTATATGATGCTGCTCTGTGCAGGGATGGGCGTAGATAGTCTCCCCTGGACTCAACAGATGTGGCACCACTCCACCCATATCCTGCAAGCTTGGATACCCAGTATTGGCTAA
- a CDS encoding DOMON-like domain-containing protein, producing the protein MTAFSLQPFGDPHPDITITGTLEREGNQLAIAYTVSGHLDQVMIPSPSLPTRQFDLWEATCLEFFLGQPHQPHYWEFNLSPAGHWNVFHLEAYRQGLQEVEGITELPFHVHHQQTALTLSLTFDLNQIMGASPPLDMGFCAVIQSPEQSLSYWALCHPGSEADFHRRDSFILGL; encoded by the coding sequence ATGACTGCCTTTTCCCTCCAGCCTTTTGGCGACCCCCACCCCGATATCACGATTACTGGTACCTTAGAGCGCGAGGGGAATCAACTTGCGATCGCATACACAGTTTCTGGCCATTTAGATCAGGTGATGATTCCCTCGCCGTCATTACCGACTCGCCAATTTGATCTATGGGAAGCGACCTGTCTGGAATTTTTTCTAGGGCAGCCTCACCAACCTCATTATTGGGAGTTTAATCTCTCCCCTGCGGGACATTGGAATGTCTTTCACCTGGAGGCTTACCGCCAAGGCTTACAGGAGGTTGAGGGGATCACAGAACTGCCGTTCCATGTCCATCACCAGCAGACAGCCCTCACATTATCCTTAACCTTTGATCTCAACCAGATCATGGGGGCTTCCCCACCCTTAGACATGGGATTTTGTGCCGTCATCCAATCGCCTGAGCAGTCCCTGAGCTACTGGGCGCTATGTCATCCGGGATCTGAGGCTGATTTCCATCGACGGGATAGTTTTATCCTGGGACTCTAA
- a CDS encoding serine/threonine-protein kinase, producing the protein MEIYCTRPNCQRPNNYFADLDDPQTLKTVQQKFCLSCGMPLILIGRYLPSRLLAKGGFGAAYLACDRYTPGLRECVVKQFQPTGLGPNQMQMAQSLFQREAEVLEKLGRHPQIPDLFAFFELPVSGRGSQPAEDFFYLVQEFINGKTLEEELEDKTQFQEKEILELLQELLPVLQFVHENGSIHRDIKPSNIMRHTHTNMTQTGNGLLYLLDFGAVKQVANVAAPTPSKATSIYTPFYAPPEQTHGNQVFPSSDLYALAVTCIVLLTGKAPNDLFDTSHNQWKWRPYVQVSDRLALILDRILETSPQKRFQSAAEILAALGQPHSSLGQPLNYSQPVPQSPPAPAAPASTPAPSPPSPAAPTPQAVSPAAPAPVRVKTPPSFSIVRLLGGAAFTGFEGGLLAVALTSFLGTTLVSGGFWLGLVAVLVYCQLQQWIERVDLVIIAGLTLLIIFFVPALQGGNPIQSILLLGVVSGLVLMTLSLVFRLIYGVLSQFL; encoded by the coding sequence ATGGAGATTTACTGTACCCGCCCGAATTGTCAGCGTCCGAATAACTATTTCGCTGACCTGGATGATCCTCAAACCCTCAAAACCGTACAGCAAAAGTTTTGCTTAAGCTGTGGTATGCCGTTGATCCTGATCGGTCGGTATTTGCCATCTCGGCTGCTGGCCAAAGGTGGATTTGGCGCTGCGTATCTAGCTTGTGATCGCTATACGCCGGGCCTACGAGAATGTGTGGTGAAGCAATTTCAACCCACAGGATTAGGGCCGAACCAGATGCAAATGGCCCAAAGCTTATTTCAGCGAGAAGCCGAAGTTCTAGAAAAGTTGGGTCGGCATCCGCAAATTCCAGATCTATTTGCGTTCTTTGAGTTACCGGTCTCTGGAAGGGGATCACAGCCTGCTGAAGATTTCTTCTATCTAGTCCAAGAATTTATCAACGGCAAAACATTAGAGGAAGAGTTAGAGGACAAAACTCAGTTCCAGGAAAAAGAAATCCTGGAACTGCTGCAAGAGCTTTTGCCGGTACTCCAGTTTGTCCATGAGAATGGCTCAATTCATCGGGATATCAAGCCGTCGAATATCATGCGCCATACCCATACCAATATGACCCAAACGGGCAATGGCTTGCTGTATCTGCTGGATTTTGGGGCTGTGAAGCAGGTGGCGAATGTGGCCGCGCCGACCCCTAGTAAAGCCACCAGCATCTACACCCCTTTTTATGCGCCACCAGAGCAAACCCATGGCAATCAGGTATTTCCTTCCTCTGATTTATATGCCTTGGCCGTCACCTGTATTGTCCTGTTAACGGGGAAAGCCCCCAACGACTTATTCGATACATCCCACAATCAGTGGAAATGGCGACCCTATGTTCAAGTCAGTGATCGTCTGGCTCTGATTTTGGATCGAATTTTAGAGACGTCACCCCAAAAACGATTTCAGTCTGCTGCTGAAATTCTGGCTGCATTGGGGCAACCCCACTCTAGTCTGGGTCAACCTCTCAACTACAGTCAGCCTGTCCCCCAATCTCCCCCGGCTCCTGCCGCTCCAGCTTCCACGCCTGCACCCTCACCCCCTTCACCTGCAGCGCCGACTCCTCAGGCCGTCAGTCCTGCCGCTCCAGCCCCAGTTCGGGTAAAAACGCCACCGTCTTTTTCCATCGTTCGCCTGTTAGGAGGAGCAGCCTTTACGGGATTTGAAGGCGGCTTGCTGGCGGTGGCCCTGACGAGCTTCTTGGGCACAACCCTAGTCAGCGGTGGCTTTTGGCTAGGTCTAGTGGCGGTTTTGGTCTACTGTCAGTTGCAACAATGGATTGAACGGGTTGATCTGGTGATCATTGCCGGACTGACCTTACTGATTATCTTCTTTGTGCCGGCGCTGCAGGGGGGTAATCCGATTCAATCTATTCTGTTGCTGGGCGTGGTATCTGGTTTGGTATTGATGACCCTGAGTCTCGTGTTTCGACTGATTTATGGTGTGTTATCTCAGTTTCTTTGA